The genomic DNA GGCGGCCTTCGCGAGCCGCAGCAGCCGGCCGTCCTTGGCGGCGATCTCGCGGGCCAGCTCCAGCGCCGCTCCGTGGAGTTCCGCGCGCGGTACGACCTTCCAGACCGAGCCGTGCGCCCGCAGTTCGGCCGCCGTCGCCGTCCGCGACGTGTAGTAGAGGGCGCGCATCAGGTGCTGGGGGACCAGCCGCGCGAGATGCGTGGCCGCACCCAGCGCCCCGCGGTCCAGCTCGGGGAGCCCGAACGAGGCGTCGTCGCTCGCCACGATCGCGTCCGCGTTCCCCGCCAGGCCTATGCCGCCGCCCAGACAGAACCCCTGCACCGCCGCGACGACGGGCACCTCGCACTCGTACACCGCCGCGAACGCCTCGAAGCAGCCGCGGTTGGCGCCGATCAGGGCGCTGTGGCCGTTCGCCTGTAGCTCCTTGATGTCCACGCCCGCGTTGAACCCCCGCCCCTCGGCGGCCAGTACGACACAGCGGACCCGGGGGTCGCGGCCCGCCGCCCGTACGGCGTCGGCCAGGTCCTGCCAGCCGGTCACCGGCAGTGCGTTCACCGGCGGGAAGTCGACCGTGACGACGGCGATCCCCTTTTCCGGGAACGAGGTGGAGACAGTCATGGAAGCATCAGCTACCTTTCCACCAAACGTTTGTTAGGTGGAAGGTAGCAGCGGATGGAGCTGAACGGGAAGGTCGCCGTCGTCACCGGGGGCACCCGAGGCGTCGGCGCCGGGATCGCGCGGGCCTTCGCCGCGGCGGGCGCCGAGGTGGTCGTCTGTGCGCGCAGACCGCCCGAAGTGCTCCTGAAAGGAGCCGAGTTCGCGCGCCTGGACCTGCGGGACCCGGATGCCGTAGGGGCCTTCTTCGGTGCGCTGCCCCGGCTCGACGTCCTGGTCAACAACGCGGGCGGCACCCCGTACCGGAGGCTGGCCGACGTGGACGCGGCCCGTCACGCGCGCGTGGTCGAGCTGAACCTCGTCGCCCCGCTGACCGCCTCCCTCGCCGCGTACGAGCACCTCAAGCGGGCCGGGGGCGCCGTCGTGATGGTCGGCAGCGTGAGCGGCGGCCGTCCGTCACCCGGGTCGGCGGCGTACGGCGCGGCCAAGGCGGGGCTGGAGAGCCTCGCCCGTTCCATGGCCGTGGAGTGGGCACCGGAGATCCGGGTCAACACGCTCGTTCTCGGCATGGTCCGCACCGAGCTGTCCCACCTCCACTACGGCGGTGCCGAGGGCGTCGCCGCCGTCTCCCGCACCGTGCCGCTCGGGCGGCTCGCCGAACCGTCCGACGTCGGTGCCGCCGCCGTCTTCCTGGCCTCGGACGCCGCCGCGTACATCAGCGGCGCGAGCCTGCTCGTGCACGGCGGCGGGGAGCCGCCGGCGTTCCTCGGCGCGGCAACGGCCAACAGGGGGACGCGACACGAGATGCCACGGGAGAAGCGACGGGAGAAGCGACAGGAGGAGGAGTGGGCCCGACAGGAGGAGGAGCAGGAGGAGGAGTGGGGATGACCGGTATCGCCGAGGGGCGGGTCGTGATCGTCACCGGCGCGGGCCGGGGGCTCGGCCGCGCGCACGCCCTCGCGTACGCCGCGGAGGGCGCGAAGGTCGTCGTCAACGACCTCGGGGTCGGACTCGACGGCGCGCCGGGCCCGGACAGCCCGGCCGGGCGGGTCGTGGACGAGATCCGCGCGGCGGGCGGCGCGGCGGTCGCCCACGGCGGCGACATCGCGACGAGTGCGGGGGCCGCGTCCCTGGTGGCCGCCGCGCTGGAGACGTACGGGCGGCTCGACACCCTCGTCAACAACGCGGGCTTCCTGCGCGACCGGATGCTCGTCAACCTCGAAGAGGACGACTGGGACGCCGTGCTGCGCGTCCATCTGACAGGGCACTTCCTGCCGCTGAGGCATGCGGCGGCGCACTGGCGGGCGGAGACGAAGGCGGGGCGGACACCGCGGGCCAGAATCGTCAACACCAGCAGTGGGGCCGGGCTGTTGGGGTCTGTGGGGCAGGGCAACTACAGCGCGGCGAAGGCCGGGATCGTCGGACTGACGCTGGTCGCGGCGGCCGAGCTCGCGCGGTACGGCG from Streptomyces avermitilis MA-4680 = NBRC 14893 includes the following:
- a CDS encoding enoyl-CoA hydratase family protein, with protein sequence MTVSTSFPEKGIAVVTVDFPPVNALPVTGWQDLADAVRAAGRDPRVRCVVLAAEGRGFNAGVDIKELQANGHSALIGANRGCFEAFAAVYECEVPVVAAVQGFCLGGGIGLAGNADAIVASDDASFGLPELDRGALGAATHLARLVPQHLMRALYYTSRTATAAELRAHGSVWKVVPRAELHGAALELAREIAAKDGRLLRLAKAAINGIDPVDVRRSYRFEQGFTFEAGLDGVADRVRDTFGKPSEGQVPR
- a CDS encoding SDR family oxidoreductase, which encodes MELNGKVAVVTGGTRGVGAGIARAFAAAGAEVVVCARRPPEVLLKGAEFARLDLRDPDAVGAFFGALPRLDVLVNNAGGTPYRRLADVDAARHARVVELNLVAPLTASLAAYEHLKRAGGAVVMVGSVSGGRPSPGSAAYGAAKAGLESLARSMAVEWAPEIRVNTLVLGMVRTELSHLHYGGAEGVAAVSRTVPLGRLAEPSDVGAAAVFLASDAAAYISGASLLVHGGGEPPAFLGAATANRGTRHEMPREKRREKRQEEEWARQEEEQEEEWG
- a CDS encoding SDR family oxidoreductase, producing the protein MTGIAEGRVVIVTGAGRGLGRAHALAYAAEGAKVVVNDLGVGLDGAPGPDSPAGRVVDEIRAAGGAAVAHGGDIATSAGAASLVAAALETYGRLDTLVNNAGFLRDRMLVNLEEDDWDAVLRVHLTGHFLPLRHAAAHWRAETKAGRTPRARIVNTSSGAGLLGSVGQGNYSAAKAGIVGLTLVAAAELARYGVQVNAIAPAARTRMTERAFAGTMAAPDAGFDAMAPENVSPLVVWLGSAASAGVTGRVFEAEGGRITVMEGWRPGPTADKGARRTPAEAGKTARKLLAEAEVPGVVYGAG